CGCAGGGACTCCAACTAGCACAGGATACACGATCTCTCTTTCTTATGGAAGTGGAAAGGGATTATAACCGCAAAAGAAAAGACGTACAGATGACGAATCCGGAAGATCTTTCTTATGAAAGCAATCGTAAGATGCAGTTTGATTTTATCAGTGAGAGAGAAGGAACAAATCCTACGCAAAATACTTATCCCGAAGAGTCCGATTTTTTAGGAAAAGAATATGATTTTAGAAATAGGAAGGCGGAAGATACTTCCCTTCCTCCTCTTGCCACTCCTTCCGGAGACGGGTTGATTCCTTCTCCTGTGGACGTGGAAAAGATAGGCGCTTGGCAAAATACGGACGAATTGCAAGAGATGGGGAAAGGAGCTCCGAAAGAACTGGATCGTGGAAATCCCGATCTGTCTGCCAAACCGCAAAGAGTTTCTCCTACTGCTAGTCCATCCAATGTGGATTTGGATACGGCAGAGGATCTTAGGTTCAAAAAAATGTTGGACCGGGTGGATCAATTGGAAAAGAAAATCGCAGAAAAAAAGAAAAGAGAAACTACAACGACTCCTTCCCTTTCTCCCGCAAGCGAATCCACAGGGCGCAAACCCAGAGAATTGGAAAGAGTTCCTAGACAATAAATCCGTCTGCATTTTGATTCAATAAAATGATCCTTAAGACCAAGTTTCCATTGATTGTTTCCTTTTTGATTCTTGGTTTTTTTGTGCCTTCT
The nucleotide sequence above comes from Leptospira kobayashii. Encoded proteins:
- a CDS encoding LIC_11485 family protein, producing the protein MVDLKNINIPKVNVDTKKMLGAVDSLVDKIPPQIQSLLRKIAIGLFIFFLIMAIYTGWSKGWEGAKPQGLQLAQDTRSLFLMEVERDYNRKRKDVQMTNPEDLSYESNRKMQFDFISEREGTNPTQNTYPEESDFLGKEYDFRNRKAEDTSLPPLATPSGDGLIPSPVDVEKIGAWQNTDELQEMGKGAPKELDRGNPDLSAKPQRVSPTASPSNVDLDTAEDLRFKKMLDRVDQLEKKIAEKKKRETTTTPSLSPASESTGRKPRELERVPRQ